Proteins found in one Deltaproteobacteria bacterium genomic segment:
- a CDS encoding zinc ribbon domain-containing protein, translated as MACCSACNHDSPTGSKFCPECGTALGEHCAQCGSDLPASAKFCNQCGAVAGASGVGVTHASPSAARDGPSDDGRARHASPLQDEATPASSGERRQPTVIFSDLVGSTALSTQFDPEEWREIVSRCQRATTAAVQEFGEHHAKNLGDREELRNGRDE; from the coding sequence GTGGCGTGTTGCTCAGCTTGTAATCACGATAGTCCCACGGGTTCGAAGTTCTGCCCGGAGTGCGGCACAGCCCTGGGAGAGCACTGCGCTCAGTGCGGCAGCGACCTGCCGGCGAGTGCGAAGTTTTGCAATCAATGCGGCGCTGTCGCGGGTGCGTCCGGTGTAGGGGTGACGCATGCGTCACCCTCCGCTGCACGCGATGGCCCCAGTGACGACGGACGGGCGAGGCATGCCTCGCCCCTACAAGATGAAGCAACCCCTGCGTCTTCAGGCGAGCGGCGCCAACCCACGGTCATCTTCTCCGATCTCGTCGGCTCCACCGCGCTCAGCACGCAGTTCGATCCCGAGGAGTGGCGCGAGATTGTGTCGCGTTGCCAGCGCGCTACAACAGCCGCCGTGCAAGAATTCGGCGAGCATCATGCCAAGAACCTCGGCGATCGGGAAGAGCTAAGGAACGGACGCGATGAGTAA
- a CDS encoding molybdopterin-dependent oxidoreductase, with translation MSQTQVVDRSVSRTPLPLDADDLPTVCVLCSHNCGLRVDVKGGRIAAVRADEHNPITEGYVCNKAFSIAHYVEHAQRVVHPLKRQADGSFERITWDVAIAEIAAKLDDIRTRHSPRAIALVGVGGQANHLDGPYAIGFLRGLGSRKWFNAFAQEKTQHNLMDQWMFNASPAAWLHADAEHTRFMLVLGTNPKISNRGHNATDTFKHFSDDLSRTLVVVDPRETETTRTATRHLRVQPGTDAYLLLALAAVIVERNLVDEAFIRDHTTDFDALRTALASVDVNEMASRCGIAVDALIETATGFATAESASIFFDLGVEQTPFSTLISYLIRVLLTVTGNLGRAGGNVFMETFAPAVLDPARVSEPERALASGIPAIRAIGNFGMMSPTLVPEEVMVDHPQRLRALIVEGSNPFLSYSDTAAWRAARERLDLLVVIEPAMTETALLADYVLPTPVGYEKWEFAGFPKRYPQVDVQVRPPVVPGPTEALPEPEIYVRLAEAMNLFGTPPAQLHELAAEALEPNGGMMFLGALQQLAAEQPRGHDPSNQMLFWAYRTLGPLLSAPSLAAFWMVAHLNAMLRGDSVVRALGVEWQGKNPFEIASELFRRILAHPEGVEIARVATETNFTDHIGFDDKRVRLAPAPMLKELGRAVDTAPSRDASYPFVLAAGLRTRWTANTIQRDPSWRKGRGPHCALNLSPSDAKSLSLRDGDSVRISTRRGAVTLPAQIDAKLLDGHVWMPNGFGMMSGADGRMNVDGANSNELTDTADRDPFTGVPHHRHVRCRIERVE, from the coding sequence ATGAGTCAGACGCAAGTGGTCGATCGCTCCGTCTCCCGCACTCCGTTGCCGCTCGATGCGGATGATCTGCCGACCGTGTGTGTGCTGTGCAGTCACAACTGCGGACTGCGCGTCGATGTGAAGGGAGGTCGCATCGCCGCGGTGCGGGCCGACGAGCACAACCCGATTACCGAAGGCTATGTGTGCAACAAGGCCTTCAGCATCGCGCACTATGTCGAGCACGCGCAGCGCGTCGTCCATCCCTTGAAGAGACAGGCCGACGGCAGTTTCGAGCGCATCACTTGGGATGTCGCGATCGCCGAGATCGCCGCCAAGCTCGACGACATCCGCACGCGCCATTCGCCGCGCGCTATCGCCTTGGTCGGCGTCGGCGGCCAGGCCAACCACTTGGATGGTCCCTATGCGATTGGTTTCTTGCGCGGCCTCGGCTCACGCAAGTGGTTCAACGCCTTCGCGCAGGAGAAGACGCAGCACAACTTGATGGACCAGTGGATGTTCAATGCCTCGCCAGCGGCCTGGCTCCACGCCGATGCCGAGCACACGCGCTTCATGCTGGTGCTGGGAACCAATCCGAAAATCAGCAACCGTGGTCACAACGCCACCGATACGTTCAAACACTTCAGCGACGATCTCTCGCGCACGCTGGTGGTCGTCGATCCACGCGAAACCGAAACCACGCGCACGGCGACGCGTCATCTGCGCGTGCAGCCGGGCACCGATGCGTATCTGTTGCTCGCGCTCGCCGCTGTGATCGTGGAACGGAATCTGGTGGACGAGGCATTCATCCGCGACCACACGACCGACTTCGACGCGTTGCGGACCGCGCTGGCGTCGGTCGACGTGAACGAGATGGCGTCACGCTGCGGCATCGCGGTGGATGCGTTGATCGAAACCGCCACCGGCTTCGCCACCGCCGAGTCGGCGTCGATCTTCTTCGATCTCGGCGTCGAGCAGACACCGTTCTCGACGCTGATTTCGTACCTGATTCGCGTGCTGCTGACGGTCACCGGCAATCTCGGACGCGCCGGTGGCAACGTGTTCATGGAGACCTTTGCGCCGGCCGTGCTCGATCCGGCGCGGGTGAGCGAACCCGAACGCGCGCTGGCGTCGGGCATTCCGGCGATCCGCGCGATCGGCAACTTTGGGATGATGTCGCCGACGTTAGTGCCGGAAGAAGTGATGGTCGATCATCCGCAGCGACTGCGCGCGTTGATCGTCGAGGGCTCGAATCCATTTCTCTCTTACTCCGACACCGCCGCCTGGCGCGCCGCGCGCGAGCGACTCGATTTGCTAGTGGTGATCGAGCCGGCGATGACCGAGACCGCGCTGCTTGCGGACTATGTATTGCCCACCCCGGTCGGCTACGAGAAGTGGGAGTTCGCCGGTTTTCCGAAACGCTACCCGCAAGTGGACGTGCAAGTCCGGCCGCCCGTCGTTCCCGGGCCCACCGAGGCGTTGCCGGAACCCGAGATCTACGTGCGCCTCGCCGAGGCGATGAATCTGTTCGGCACGCCGCCGGCGCAGTTGCACGAGCTTGCCGCGGAGGCGTTGGAACCAAACGGAGGGATGATGTTTCTCGGCGCGTTGCAGCAACTCGCTGCCGAGCAACCGCGCGGACACGACCCGTCGAACCAGATGCTGTTCTGGGCGTACCGCACGCTGGGTCCGCTGCTCTCGGCGCCGTCGCTGGCGGCGTTTTGGATGGTAGCGCACTTGAACGCCATGCTGCGCGGTGACAGCGTGGTGCGCGCGCTGGGCGTCGAGTGGCAAGGCAAGAATCCGTTCGAGATTGCGTCCGAACTCTTTCGCCGCATTCTCGCGCACCCCGAAGGCGTCGAGATCGCGCGCGTCGCCACTGAAACCAATTTCACCGACCACATCGGCTTCGACGACAAGCGCGTGCGACTGGCGCCCGCGCCGATGCTCAAGGAGCTCGGCCGAGCGGTGGACACAGCGCCGTCGCGGGATGCGAGCTATCCGTTCGTGCTCGCGGCCGGGTTGCGCACGCGCTGGACGGCCAACACGATTCAACGCGATCCGAGCTGGCGCAAAGGCCGCGGGCCGCATTGCGCCCTCAATCTCTCTCCAAGCGACGCCAAGAGCCTGAGCCTGCGCGACGGCGACTCGGTGCGCATCAGCACGCGTCGCGGTGCGGTGACGTTGCCGGCGCAAATCGACGCCAAGCTACTCGATGGTCACGTCTGGATGCCCAACGGTTTCGGAATGATGTCGGGCGCCGACGGCCGCATGAACGTCGACGGCGCCAACTCCAACGAACTCACCGACACCGCCGATCGCGATCCGTTCACCGGCGTGCCGCACCATCGCCATGTGCGCTGCCGCATCGAGCGGGTGGAGTAG